Proteins encoded together in one Triticum dicoccoides isolate Atlit2015 ecotype Zavitan chromosome 7B, WEW_v2.0, whole genome shotgun sequence window:
- the LOC119340639 gene encoding protodermal factor 1-like, with translation MGSKMLLVTALLVGIASQSYATRSLDGNHLADQKYGGGGYGGGGGGSGGGGGYGGGGSGGGGGYGGGGGGGGYGGGGGGYTPTPTPSTPSHSGSCDYWKGHPEKIIDCIGNLGSILGSLGEVCHAFFGSKIHTLQDALCNTRTDCYGDLLREGAAAYINAIAAKKEKFAYTAYQVKECVAVGLTSEFAAAAQAAMLKKANYACHY, from the exons ATGGGCTCCAAGATGCTTCTGGTCACCGCTCTCTTGGTGGGCATAGCCTCTCAGAGCTATGCCACCAGGAGCCTTGACGGAAACCACTTGGCTGATCAGAAGT ACGGCGGTGGCGGCTACGGAGGTGGCGGTGGGGGCTCCGGAGGTGGTGGTGGCTACGGAggaggtggcagcggcggcggaggtggctatggaggaggaggcggcggcggcggctacggaggaggaggcggcggttaCACACCGACACCAACACCGTCGACGCCCAGCCACAGCGGATCCTGCGA CTACTGGAAGGGCCACCCGGAGAAGATCATCGACTGCATCGGCAACCTGGGCAGCATTCTGGGCTCCCTCGGCGAGGTGTGCCACGCCTTCTTCGGCAGCAAGATCCATACCCTGCAGGACGCGCTGTGCAACACCCGGACCGACTGCTACGGTGACCTGCTGCGCGAGGGCGCCGCCGCCTACATCAACGCCATCGCCGCCAAGAAGGAGAAGTTCGCCTACACCGCCTACCAGGTCAAGGAGTGCGTCGCCGTCGGGCTCACCTCCGAGTTCGCCGCCGCAGCGCAGGCCGCCATGTTGAAGAAGGCCAACTACGCATGTCACTACTAG